One genomic window of Actinoalloteichus hoggarensis includes the following:
- a CDS encoding ArsA-related P-loop ATPase, with translation MRASTAGWTEQLARARLHVVTGKGGTGKTTMAAALALALADRGRRVLLVEVEDRQGIAGVFGTPPLPYSEEHLATGPGGGEVLALAIDAEAALLEYLTMFYNLGFAGRTLRRMGAVEFATTLAPGLRDVLLTGKIKECVRRIDERGRHVYDTVVVDAPPTGRVVKFLDVTRAMADLAKVGPIRSQSDGVVRLLHSGDTAVHLVSLLEELPVRETLEAVAELDAADLRPGAVLVNRVRPAHLPARSVTAAAGGRVDPARVRAGLESAGLELDEATIEDLVTETIEHAIGVRSAARARDRLEQPDLPTLELPEYTDGINRTTLFELAGALRDQGVR, from the coding sequence GTGAGGGCGTCGACCGCCGGATGGACGGAGCAGCTTGCCCGGGCCCGACTGCATGTGGTCACCGGCAAGGGGGGCACGGGCAAGACGACGATGGCCGCTGCCCTCGCGCTCGCGCTGGCCGACCGCGGCAGGCGGGTGCTGCTCGTGGAGGTCGAGGACCGACAGGGCATCGCCGGCGTCTTCGGGACGCCGCCGCTGCCCTACTCCGAAGAGCACCTCGCGACCGGCCCGGGCGGCGGTGAGGTGCTCGCGTTGGCCATCGACGCAGAGGCCGCGCTGTTGGAGTACCTCACGATGTTCTACAACCTGGGATTCGCCGGTCGGACACTGCGCAGGATGGGCGCCGTCGAGTTCGCCACCACCCTGGCCCCCGGCCTCCGCGACGTGCTGCTCACCGGGAAGATCAAGGAATGCGTGCGTCGGATCGACGAGCGCGGACGCCACGTCTACGACACGGTGGTGGTGGACGCGCCGCCGACCGGGCGAGTGGTCAAGTTCCTCGACGTCACCCGCGCGATGGCGGACCTGGCGAAGGTCGGTCCGATCCGGAGCCAGAGCGACGGCGTGGTGCGGCTGCTGCACTCGGGCGACACCGCGGTGCACCTGGTGAGCCTGTTGGAGGAGCTTCCCGTGCGCGAGACCCTGGAGGCGGTGGCGGAACTCGACGCCGCGGACCTGCGCCCCGGTGCGGTCCTGGTCAACCGGGTACGTCCGGCTCACCTGCCCGCCAGGTCTGTCACCGCGGCGGCGGGCGGGCGGGTCGATCCGGCCAGGGTGCGCGCCGGGCTCGAGTCCGCCGGTCTGGAACTGGACGAGGCGACCATCGAGGACCTCGTCACGGAGACGATCGAGCACGCGATCGGCGTGCGGTCCGCGGCCAGGGCCCGGGACAGGCTGGAACAGCCGGACCTCCCGACGCTGGAGCTGCC
- a CDS encoding DUF4177 domain-containing protein: protein MTKWEYATVPLLIHATKQILDQWGEDGWELVTVLPGPTGEQLVAYLKRPKG, encoded by the coding sequence ATGACAAAGTGGGAGTACGCCACGGTCCCGCTCCTGATCCATGCGACCAAGCAGATTCTTGATCAGTGGGGCGAGGACGGCTGGGAGCTGGTGACCGTTCTGCCCGGCCCGACCGGTGAGCAGCTCGTCGCCTACCTCAAGCGACCGAAGGGGTGA
- a CDS encoding RidA family protein: MTEQDRPSWTARLAELGIELPPVAAPVAAYVPAVRSGSHVYTSGQLPMVDGALQASGKVGAEVSPEEAKAYARTCGLNALAAVHALVGLDSIVRVVKVVGFVASAEGFTGQPAVINGASELFGEVFPETGGHARSAVGVAELPLGAPVEVEIVVEVA, encoded by the coding sequence GTGACCGAGCAGGATCGACCGTCCTGGACGGCACGACTGGCCGAACTCGGCATCGAGCTGCCGCCCGTCGCGGCGCCCGTCGCGGCCTACGTGCCCGCGGTGCGCTCCGGTTCGCACGTCTACACCTCCGGTCAACTGCCGATGGTGGACGGTGCGCTTCAGGCGTCGGGCAAGGTCGGCGCCGAGGTCAGTCCCGAGGAGGCCAAGGCCTATGCCAGGACCTGCGGCCTCAACGCGCTGGCGGCGGTGCACGCGCTGGTGGGCCTCGATTCGATCGTCCGAGTCGTCAAGGTCGTCGGCTTCGTCGCCTCGGCCGAGGGCTTCACCGGACAACCCGCGGTGATCAACGGCGCCTCAGAGCTGTTCGGTGAGGTGTTCCCCGAGACCGGCGGGCACGCGAGATCGGCGGTCGGGGTGGCCGAACTGCCGTTGGGCGCCCCGGTCGAGGTCGAGATCGTCGTCGAAGTCGCCTGA